A genomic window from Sebastes fasciatus isolate fSebFas1 chromosome 7, fSebFas1.pri, whole genome shotgun sequence includes:
- the LOC141770992 gene encoding uncharacterized protein LOC141770992 produces MERGGSAVFVCQTELIMEAAVESAVSELHRDTDSPERRAQLTAVLRLMTREAVRKIYSVFRELYVSLVTENEALKDKVGHLESGLRSKVEKTQTVYKVKPSDGPALSLDISQPAAGPAALAMAILNSAKSRRSAGSAGSTPLVPLVIISQPLPGPIRGKSSPAPPVPPEKPDQTTDNATADLLTDLQTDLHIDLQTEEGLEVNQIFRDPDESFGDVTSLPVANDQPSSEDMPSPEDEHALPVETEIKTEQTLTDAPPAMSEEEQKELDRKRRRELYKEKRFFCELCNKGFHQNHQLRKHVSCHLKPFPCSSCDKGFYKSKSLQKHLLSHQLRDAQDSDPDKLLRCDKCDRKFRLLRQLRVHQASHRLEKTPLKCHVCDRAFTSAGALRYHEVSHARVKPFMCDVCGKSFTRKKSLREHQTVHTGARPYPCPTCGKTFSTASNLRVHKRSHSEERPYKCCECDKAFKCKMGLLQHRVVHSGEKPFMCQTCGLSFGLKYNFQRHLRLHNGEKPFRCDKCGEGFTGTWALKTHMLVHGVEKPFMCDLCGKTFFYNCQLQKHQQLVHSNKDRQKVGAAAARRRPTGAKPYSCKICLKSFSSNTTLRTHEKCHAENKEFTCDTCEKSFHLRHLYLYHMRQHSGDRPYVCGVCQKSFLLMSQLKQHELLHTGVKPHKCEQCGKEFRTPQNYHRHLLVHTGEKPYECVVCSRKFRQSNQLKSHMQIHTGVKLYACERCGHGFSDSRQLKKHGCGDDFQSCESGGRRRKQKNAFPWSEGFTHQ; encoded by the exons ATGGAGCGCGGCGGCTCGgcggtgtttgtgtgtcagacGGAGCTGATCATGGAGGCGGCGGTGGAGTCCGCGGTGTCTGAGCTCCACCGGGACACGGACAGTCCGGAGAGACGG GCTCAGCTGACCGCCGTCCTGCGCCTGATGACCAGAGAGGCGGTCCGTAAGATCTACAGCGTCTTCAGAGAGCTCTACGTGAGCTTAGTGACGGAAAATGAAGCTCTGAAGGACAAAGTGGGACATCTGGAGTCGGGGCTGAGGTCAAAGGTCGAGAAGACACAGACGGTTTATAAGGTCAAACCATCAG atggacccgccctgtCGCTGGACATCAGCCAACCAGCTGCCGGTCCTGCGGCCCTCGCCATGGCCATCCTCAACTCCGCCAAATCCAGACGCAGCGCCGGCAGCGCCGGCAGCACCCCTCTGGTGCCTCTGGTCATCATCAGCCAGCCGCTCCCCGGACCAATCAGAGGCAAGAGCAGCCCCGCCCCCCCGGTACCGCCGGAGAAACCAGATcaaaccactgataacgccacAGCTGACCTTCTGACCGACCTTCAGACTGACCTTCACATCGACCTTCAGACTGAGGAGGGATTGGAAGTGAACCAGATCTTCAGGGATCCTGATGAATCATTTGGAGAcgtgacatcacttcctgtggcTAACGATCAGCCAAGCAGCGAGGACATGCCGTCACCTGAAGACGAACACGCTCTTCCTGTC GAAACAGAAATAAAGACAGAACAGACGCTGACTGACGCTCCTCCAG CGATgagtgaagaggagcagaaggagctggataggaagaggaggagggagctgtACAAGGAGAAGAGGTTCTTCTGTGAGCTGTGTAATAAAGGCTTCCATCAGAACCACCAGCTGAGGAAACACGTGTCCTGCCACCTGAAGCCGTTCCCCTGCAGCTCCTGTGATAAAGGCTTCTACAAGTCCAAGAGTCTGCAGAAACACCTGCTGAGCCACCAGCTCAGGGACGCTCAGGACAGCGACCCCGACAAGCTGCTGCGCTGCGATAAGTGCGACAGGAAGTTCAGACTGCTGCGCCAGCTCCGAGTCCACCAGGCCTCTCACCGGCTGGAGAAAACGCCGCTCAAGTGCCACGTCTGCGACCGCGCCTTCACCTCGGCCGGCGCGCTCCGGTACCACGAGGTGTCGCATGCCCGGGTAAAGCCCTTCATGTGCGACGTCTGCGGGAAAAGCTTCACCAGGAAGAAGAGCCTCCGCGAGCACCAGACGGTCCACACCGGCGCCCGGCCGTACCCCTGCCCGACCTGTGGGAAGACCTTCTCCACCGCCAGCAACCTGCGCGTCCACAAGAGGTCGCACTCGGAGGAGCGGCCGTACAAGTGCTGCGAGTGCGACAAGGCCTTCAAGTGTAAGATGGGTCTGCTGCAGCACCGCGTGGTCCACTCCGGAGAGAAACCCTTCATGTGTCAGACCTGCGGCCTCAGCTTCGGCCTCAAGTACAACTTCCAGAGACACCTGCGCCTCCACAACGGAGAGAAGCCCTTCAG GTGTGATAAGTGTGGCGAGGGGTTCACGGGTACCTGGGCTCTGAAGACCCACATGCTGGTTCACGGCGTGGAGAAGCCGTTCATGTGCGACCTCTGTGGGAAGACGTTTTTCTACAACTGCCAGCTGCAGAAGCACCAGCAGCTGGTCCACAGCAACAAGGACCGGCAGAAGGTCGGCGCCGCAGCGGCGAGACGCAGGCCGACCGGCGCCAAACCCTACAGCTGTAAGATCTGTCTGAAGAGCTTCAGCAGCAACACCACGCTGAGGACGCACGAGAAGTGCCACGCTGAGAACAAAGAGTTCACCTGCGACACCTGCGAGAAGTCTTTCCACCTGCGCCACCTGTACCTGTACCACATGAGGCAGCACAGCGGCGACCGGCCGTACGTCTGCGGCGTCTGCCAGAAGAGCTTCCTGCTGATGTCGCAGCTGAAGCAGCACGAGCTCCTGCACACCGGAGTCAAACCTCACAAGTGCGAACAGTGCGGCAAAGAGTTCAGGACGCCGCAGAACTAccaccgccacctgctggtgcacacgggagagaaaccctacGAGTGCGTCGTGTGCAGCAGGAAGTTCAGGCAGTCCAACCAGCTCAAGTCTCACATGCAGATCCACACCGGCGTGAAGCTGTACGCCTGCGAGCGCTGCGGCCACGGCTTCTCCGACTCGCGGCAGCTGAAGAAACACGGCTGTGGAGACGACTTCCAGAGCTGCGAGTCCGGCGGCAGACGCAGGAAGCAGAAGAACGCCTTCCCGTGGAGCGAGGGCTTCACGCACCAGTAA